From Agelaius phoeniceus isolate bAgePho1 chromosome 19, bAgePho1.hap1, whole genome shotgun sequence, a single genomic window includes:
- the CBX8 gene encoding chromobox protein homolog 8 isoform X2, protein MELSAVGERVFAAEALLKRRIRKGRMEYLVKWKGWSQKYSTWEPEENILDARLLAAFEEREREMELYGPKKRGPKPKTFLLKAQAKAKAKTYEFRSDSSRGIRVPYPGRSPQELGSTSRAREGLRNIALAPQGSSSSSTPKADGIRERVIRVEEKPGETPKKRGPKPRKELYKDLAETLDASKRKLGEPGDKVGDYLKARKMEEAAGAAKFGSGHSVIQLARRQEPDLPGALPGPTRAEPGPEAFPPRLAKHRADFLDPKGQGGLDPGGPKLLHGAVGPGAVGGLYRDGVGGPAGRPSLIARIPVSRILGDPEEESWSPSLNNLEKVVVTDVTSNFLTVTIKESSTDQGFFKEKR, encoded by the exons ATGGAGCTCTCGGCCGTCGGGGAGCGCGTCTTCGCGGCCGAGGCCCTGCTCAAGCGCCGCATCCGCAAA GGCCGCATGGAATATCTGGTCAAATGGAAGGGCTGGTCGCAGAA GTACAGCACTTGGGAACCCGAGGAGAACATCCTGGATGCCCGGCTGCTCGCAGCCTTCGAGGAGAG GGAGCGAGAAATGGAGCTTTACGGGCCCAAAAAGCGAGGCCCCAAGCCCAAAACCTTCCTGCTAAAG GCccaggcaaaagccaaagccaaaacCTATGAATTCCGCAGCGACTCTTCCAGGGGGATCCGGGTGCCGTATCCCGGCAGGTccccccaggagctgggctccACGTCCCGGGCTAGGGAAGGACTGAGAAACATAGCCCTGgccccccagggcagctccagcagcagcacccccaaGGCAGACGGCATCCGGGAGCGGGTGATCCGCGTGGAGGAGAAGCCCGGGGAGACCCCCAAAAAGAGAGGCCCGAAGCCCAGGAAGGAGCTTTACAAGGACCTTGCAGAGACTCTGGACGCCTCCAAGAGGAAACTGGGGGAGCCGGGGGACAAGGTGGGGGACTACCTGAAGGCCAGGAAGATggaggaggcggcgggggcAGCCAAGTTTGGCTCGGGACACAGCGTGATCCAGCTGGCCCGGCGGCAGGAGCCCGACCTGCCCGGCGCCCTGCCCGGCCCCACCCGCGCCGAGCCGGGCCCCGAGGCCTTCCCCCCGCGCCTGGCCAAGCACCGGGCGGACTTCCTGGACCCCAAGGGGCAGGGGGGGCTGGACCCCGGCGGGCCCAAGCTCCTGCACGGCGCCGTGGGCCCGGGGGCCGTGGGCGGCCTGTACCGCGACGGCGTGGggggcccggcggggcggccctCGCTCATCGCCAGGATCCCCGTCTCCAGGATCCTGGGGGACCCCGAGGAGGAGTCCTGGAGCCCCTCTCTCAACAACCTGGAGAAGGTGGTGGTAACTGATGTGACCTCTAACTTTTTGACCGTCACCATCAAGGAGAGCAGCACGGACCAAGGATTCTTTAAGGAGAAGCGATGA
- the CBX8 gene encoding chromobox protein homolog 8 isoform X1 — protein sequence MELSAVGERVFAAEALLKRRIRKGRMEYLVKWKGWSQKYSTWEPEENILDARLLAAFEESFGSFNTSREREMELYGPKKRGPKPKTFLLKAQAKAKAKTYEFRSDSSRGIRVPYPGRSPQELGSTSRAREGLRNIALAPQGSSSSSTPKADGIRERVIRVEEKPGETPKKRGPKPRKELYKDLAETLDASKRKLGEPGDKVGDYLKARKMEEAAGAAKFGSGHSVIQLARRQEPDLPGALPGPTRAEPGPEAFPPRLAKHRADFLDPKGQGGLDPGGPKLLHGAVGPGAVGGLYRDGVGGPAGRPSLIARIPVSRILGDPEEESWSPSLNNLEKVVVTDVTSNFLTVTIKESSTDQGFFKEKR from the exons ATGGAGCTCTCGGCCGTCGGGGAGCGCGTCTTCGCGGCCGAGGCCCTGCTCAAGCGCCGCATCCGCAAA GGCCGCATGGAATATCTGGTCAAATGGAAGGGCTGGTCGCAGAA GTACAGCACTTGGGAACCCGAGGAGAACATCCTGGATGCCCGGCTGCTCGCAGCCTTCGAGGAGAG CTTTGGTTCTTTTAACACCTCTAGGGAGCGAGAAATGGAGCTTTACGGGCCCAAAAAGCGAGGCCCCAAGCCCAAAACCTTCCTGCTAAAG GCccaggcaaaagccaaagccaaaacCTATGAATTCCGCAGCGACTCTTCCAGGGGGATCCGGGTGCCGTATCCCGGCAGGTccccccaggagctgggctccACGTCCCGGGCTAGGGAAGGACTGAGAAACATAGCCCTGgccccccagggcagctccagcagcagcacccccaaGGCAGACGGCATCCGGGAGCGGGTGATCCGCGTGGAGGAGAAGCCCGGGGAGACCCCCAAAAAGAGAGGCCCGAAGCCCAGGAAGGAGCTTTACAAGGACCTTGCAGAGACTCTGGACGCCTCCAAGAGGAAACTGGGGGAGCCGGGGGACAAGGTGGGGGACTACCTGAAGGCCAGGAAGATggaggaggcggcgggggcAGCCAAGTTTGGCTCGGGACACAGCGTGATCCAGCTGGCCCGGCGGCAGGAGCCCGACCTGCCCGGCGCCCTGCCCGGCCCCACCCGCGCCGAGCCGGGCCCCGAGGCCTTCCCCCCGCGCCTGGCCAAGCACCGGGCGGACTTCCTGGACCCCAAGGGGCAGGGGGGGCTGGACCCCGGCGGGCCCAAGCTCCTGCACGGCGCCGTGGGCCCGGGGGCCGTGGGCGGCCTGTACCGCGACGGCGTGGggggcccggcggggcggccctCGCTCATCGCCAGGATCCCCGTCTCCAGGATCCTGGGGGACCCCGAGGAGGAGTCCTGGAGCCCCTCTCTCAACAACCTGGAGAAGGTGGTGGTAACTGATGTGACCTCTAACTTTTTGACCGTCACCATCAAGGAGAGCAGCACGGACCAAGGATTCTTTAAGGAGAAGCGATGA
- the CBX2 gene encoding chromobox protein homolog 2 encodes MEELSSVGEQVFAAECILSKRLRKGKLEYLVKWRGWSSKHNSWEPEENILDPRLLLAFQKKEHEKEVQNRKRGKRPRGRPRKNVEPEMPAKTKSSSSSSSTSSSSSSSEEEDESDLEAKRGPRSRETHPVPQKKAQILVAKPDMKDASRKKRGRKPLPPEQKAARRTMNLTKVLKTSRKEAGGSAKLVGKLQPQHSTQGSGLAMLKDPPGALAGLSSGGSSGENLPNVMKSGSASPSQAISWQSSIVHYMNRMSQSQAAAESSALGRLALKAQAASKGSLGLDLKMRSQKGSGELGLNAQGPKTAKASGSSAGGEQKSGFAAGGQMLPNGSKTASSSSGASSQAASSQELNLQALNLQSVRNGPSGSSGPRHLCGSLAKGSAGSAAPAGAKGAGGAKGGTAGAGLNAASAAALPGGDGGKSKKQTQRAGDRDSAKGGSAPEGHTATEGRKAPALSEASTGEDTSSDSDRDSASLPGVAQNMSVSIQTSQDWKPTRSLIEHVFVTDVTANLITVTVKESPTSVGFFNLRQY; translated from the exons ATGGAGGAGCTGAGCAGCGTGGGAGAGCAGGTCTTCGCCGCCGAGTGCATCCTCAGCAAGCGGCTCCGCAAG GGCAAGCTGGAGTACCTGGTCAAGTGGCGAGGCTGGTCCTCCAA GCACAACAGCTGGGAGCCCGAGGAGAACATCCTGGACCCCCGGCTGCTCCTGGCTTTCCAAAAGAA GGAGCACGAGAAGGAAGTGCAGAATCGGAAGAGGGGCAAGAGGCCCCGGGGCAGGCCCAGGAAGAACGTG GAACCAGAGATGCCCGCAAAAACTAAGTCAAGtagctcctcttcctccacatcctcctcttcctcctcctccgaggAAGAGGATGAGAGTGATCTGGAAGCAAAGAGAGGTCCCCGCAGCAGAGAGACACACCCGGTGCCACAGAAGAAAGCTCAGATCCTGGTGGCCAAGCCCGACATGAAGGACGCTTCCAGGAAGAAGCGTGGCCGGAAGCCTCTTCCCCCAGAGCAGAAAGCAGCCCGAAGGACCATGAACCTGACAAAGGTGCTGAAAACGTCCCGGAAGGAGGCGGGGGGCAGCGCCAAGCTGGTGGggaagctgcagccccagcacagcacgCAGGGCTCGGGCCTGGCCATGCTGAAGGACCCCCCGGGcgccctggctgggctcagctcGGGGGGCTCCTCAGGGGAGAACCTGCCCAACGTGATGAAGAGTGGCTcggccagccccagccaggccatcAGCTGGCAGAGCTCCATCGTGCACTACATGAACAGGATgtcccaaagccaggctgcggccgagagctcagctctgggcaggctggCACTGAAGGCACAGGCAGCCAGTAAGGGCAGCTTAGGGCTGGACTTGAAAATGAGGAGCCAGAAGGGctctggggagctggggctgaacGCGCAGGGACCCAAAACTGCAAAGGCTTCTGGCAGCAGCGCCGGAGGGGAGCAGAAGTCGGGGTTTGCTGCTGGAGGCCAGATGCTGCCCAACGGCAGCAAGACAGCATCGAGCTCATCGGgggccagcagccaggcagcctccagccaggagctgaaccTGCAGGCTCTGAACCTGCAGAGTGTCAGGAACGGGCCCAGCGGGAGCAGCGGCCCCCGGCACCTCTGCGGCTCCCTGGCCAAGGGCTCTGCCGGCAGCGCAGCCCCTGCGGGCGCCAAGGGCGCTGGCGGTGCCAAGGGGGGCACGGCAGGGGCCGGGCTGAATGCTGCCAGTGCCGCTGCGCTGCCAGGGGGGGACGGAGGCAAGAGCAAGAAGCAGACACAgcgggcaggggacagggactcgGCCAAAGGTGGCTCCGCTCCAGAGGGACACACGGCCACCGAGGGCCGCAAGGCCCCCGCGCTGTCCGAAGCCAGCACCGGCGAGGACACCAGCTCAGATTCGGACCGGGATTCGGCCTCCCTCCCCGGTGTGGCTCAGAACATGTCTGTGTCCATCCAGACCAGCCAGGACTGGAAACCCACGCGCAGCCTGATCGAGCACGTCTTTGTCACCGATGTCACCGCCAACCTGATCACAGTGACGGTCAAGGAGTCCCCCACCAGCGTCGGGTTTTTCAACCTGCGGCAATACTGA
- the ENPP7 gene encoding ectonucleotide pyrophosphatase/phosphodiesterase family member 7 has product MKMLLSLGLLLAALSWGSCIPLQQAPNRSKLLLVSFDGFRWNYDQDVDTPSLDAMAADGVKAKYMTPAFVTLTSPCHFTLLTGRYLENHGVIHNMWFDTKTGVKLPYYTTQGISSWWDNGSLPIWITAQRQGLKTGSIHFPGTKAKYQKEEVNKKLVEPALFNYSNETNWRQSIDTVMEWFTVDNLDFITLYFGEPDSSGHKYGPESTQRKNMIKQVDRTVGYLRQRIRESGLESNLNLIITSDHGMETVVKTDEIHLRTVSNFTFKDIDFELLDYGPNGLLVPKEGKLEHVYSVLKNAHPKLHVYKKEEFPKRFHYANHSRITPLLLYSDPGYVIHGRYKVQFNKGEHGFDNEAMNMKTIFRAVGPAFKKGLEVEPFESVNVYALLCELLGITPEPHDGSLEVTKPMLREPTDGDGGNGNGNGNDNGNGNGNGNGNDNGSNGQQQESWGAVGGQQAPALTVGTGNSNRHQKGQWARGAAMGTRSGKIGTRSGTGSSPGSHRERHRERHRELTGSSTGRRARSAPPGFPREQRHLAAAAAPAAARWLRGTGPCPPHPRAR; this is encoded by the exons ATGAAgatgctcctgtccctggggctgctcttggctgccctgtcctggggcagcTGCATCCCCCTGCAGCAGGCGCCCAACCGCAGCAAACTGCTCCTGGTGTCCTTCGATGGCTTTCGCTGGAACTACGACCAGGACGTGGACACCCCCAGCCTGGACGCCATGGCCGCAGACGGGGTGAAGGCCAAGTACATGACCCCGGCCTTCGTCACCCTCACCAGCCCCTGCCACTTCACGCTGCTGACCG GGCGGTACCTGGAGAACCACGGGGTGATCCACAACATGTGGTTTGACACCAAAACCGGCGTGAAGCTGCCCTACTACACCACACAAGGCATAAGCAGCTGGTGGGACAACGGCAGCCTCCCCATCTGGATCACTGCCCAGAGACAG GGTTTGAAGACAGGCTCCATCCACTTCCCTGGAACCAAGGCGAAATACCAAAAGGAAGAAGTGAACAAGAAGTTGGTGGAACCAGCACTGTTCAACTACAGCAATGAAACCAACTGGAGGCAGAGCATTGACACCGTCATGGAATGGTTCACGGTGGACAACCTGGACTTCATCACGCTCTACTTTGGGGAGCCAGACTCCTCAGGACACAAGTATGGCCCTGAATCcacacagaggaaaaacatGATCAAGCAGGTGGACAGAACCGTGGGTTACCTGAGGCAGCGCATCCGGGAGAGCGGCCTGGAGTCAAACCTGAACCTCATCATCACATCCGACCACGGCATGGAGACCGTGGTGAAAACCGACGAGATCCACCTCCGCACCGTCAGCAACTTCACCTTCAAGGACATCGACTTCGAGCTCCTAGACTATGGCCCAAACGGACTCCTGGTGCCCAAGGAAGGGAAACTGGAGCACGTGTACTCGGTCCTGAAAAACGCCCACCCAAAGCTGCACGTTTACAAGAAGGAAGAGTTTCCAAAGAGGTTCCACTACGCCAACCATTCCCGGATCACCCCACTTCTGCTGTACAGCGATCCAGGCTACGTGATCCATGGG AGGTACAAGGTCCAGTTCAATAAAGGGGAGCACGGCTTTGACAATGAGGCCATGAACATGAAAACCATCTTCCGTGCCGTGGGACCGGCCTTCAAGAAGGGGCTGGAGGTGGAGCCCTTCGAAAGCGTCAACGTCTACGCCCTTCTCTGCGAGCTGCTGGGCATCACCCCCGAGCCCCATGACGGCTCCCTGGAGGTCACCAAGCCCATGCTGAGGGAACCCACGGATGGTGATGGTGGCAACGGCAACGGCAATGGCAATGACAATGGCAACGGCAACGGCAATGGCAACGGCAATGACAATGGCAGCAATGGTCAGCAGCAGGAGTCATGGGGGGCAGTGGGAGGGCAGCAGGCACCGGCACTGACAGTGGGCACCGGGAACAGCAACAGGCATCAGAAGGGGCAATGGGCACGGGGGGCGGCAATGGGCACCAGGAGCGGCAAAATAGGCACCAGGAGCGGCACCGGGAGCTCACCGGGATCTCaccgggagcggcaccgggagcggcaccgggagCTCACCGGGAGCAGCACCGGGCGCCGGGCGCGCTCCGCTCCGCCGGGATTCCCGCGGGAACAGCGACACCtggcggccgccgccgctcccgccgccgcccggtGGCTCCGGGGCACCGGGCCGTGCCCCCCCCATCCCCGCGCTCGGTAA